GTGATACTCCATCGACATTAGACGATTCTGCGCCAggttttaaatagtttttcgAACGCCCGTTTCTACAGCAACACGCGATAGGGATGAGGGTTGAAATCGAAGCTgggaatgttttaaaaattatttgaaagtcGCGTCCATAATccattaaatgtttaatattatgtttaatattagatCTTTTCTAAAATTCGGTCACTCGAAAGTCTGTTAGCAGgcttttgttatttatcaatcCACTATACAAGCAATCAACAGCGACATCAGCGTTATCGCGAacattgttctatttttaccAATTAAATCAATGACACATACCTAAAAAAAACGTTCAATAACTTATGATAGACAGCGGATTTCtatgcaaaaaatataaattataacatcccttgcaaatataataactaaataacgAGTTTATTCACTCCTTTTATCACacatcaaaaataatatatcgagattcttaaattctcttaACCAGTCTACTACTTCGAATTGCACCTACTCAGtattgtcataaatgcataaagatcgcACTCTACTTGCGCACGTTCTTCGCAAGAGAGCCGTGAAAGTTGTCCACCGAGCCAACAATTGTGCCGAGTCCATCAGAGGTTGGTTCTCCTTCCTTCAAAGAGGCCTAGCATCGGCGTCCCGTAAACACGCCTAAGCGAAGACAAATCACGTTTGCCGGCTGTTTCGATCTTTCTGCCGGATCTCCGATTGATCCGAGCATTCTTTTCCCGGGCAGTGATTACGCCTTTGATAGGATCCGGGGCCGCGTTGTCAGATGACGGCCGGCGATCCGGTTCGTGCTGCTGCTCGCCGGGCGTTTCGGTGGATCTCTCCTCGGTCAAGGGTCTGTGGAGTTGCTTGGTCACAAAGTGATCCAGCGGATTAAGATACTCAATTTCCAGGTTCCTCGATACCTCCGGACCGCCCAGCGCCGGCTCGCTCTCTTTGACGAAGTCAAAGAGACCGGTCGTGCCGGGGCCGAGGCTGCTCCTCGAGTCCAACAGATGCAGTTGCATCGAGTTTAGCACCACCTCGCCGGGAGGGTACCTGGGCCCATAATGGTCGCGCAGGCACTCCTCGAAAGCTTTGTGCCTGTACCAGCTGTAGCTGCAGCCGATGTCCGGCTGAGCCGCCTCGGTTTCAACCAACGGCTCCTCCGTGTCCGCTTCCGAGGACGATCCCTTGTTCTCCACGCTCTCCGTCGAT
This sequence is a window from Augochlora pura isolate Apur16 chromosome 9, APUR_v2.2.1, whole genome shotgun sequence. Protein-coding genes within it:
- the LOC144475121 gene encoding uncharacterized protein LOC144475121, producing the protein MENVYAVMCSLIPMLPLVLQLYMLITDPTKLFTIFHYYASEDEATKNLPPKLLEHYSRDRSSFDSKSESEIQVSVLRNASSTPAALPRVRSTESVENKGSSSEADTEEPLVETEAAQPDIGCSYSWYRHKAFEECLRDHYGPRYPPGEVVLNSMQLHLLDSRSSLGPGTTGLFDFVKESEPALGGPEVSRNLEIEYLNPLDHFVTKQLHRPLTEERSTETPGEQQHEPDRRPSSDNAAPDPIKGVITAREKNARINRRSGRKIETAGKRDLSSLRRVYGTPMLGLFEGRRTNL